The sequence below is a genomic window from Massilia oculi.
AAGCTGCGCTTCCGCGGCGACGACGGCGCCGTGGTGCTGCTGTCGGCGCCGGTGCGCGACAATCCGGAAGCAGCGCGCGCCGCCCTGCGCGCCTTCCTGGCGGGCCAGGGCCAGGCGGTCGAGCGCGCGCTGGACCATGCGCGCACCCATTGACGGTCACGACGATGCATAGCGAACTGTCCGTCCTGACTGCCCAGCGGCCCCTGGTCGTGCACCTGGTCTATTCGCTCGACGTGGGCGGACTGGAAACGCTGCTGGTCGACTGCATCAACCGCCTGCCGCCGGAAAAATACCGGCATGCGGTGGTGTGCCTGACGCGCTATACGGAGTTCGCCCAGCGCATCACCCAGCCCGGGGTCGAGCTGTACGCCCTGAACAAGCCGCCCGGCAACGGCGTGAAGGTGCACCGCGACTTCTGGCAGCTGATGCGGCGCCTGCGCCCGGCGATCCTGCATACCTATAACCTGGCGGCGATGGAGTTCTGCTTCACCGCGGCGGTAGCCGGGGTGCCGGTGCGCATCCACGCCGAGCATGGCCGCGACGCGGCCGACCCGCAGGGCCTGAACAGGAAGCACAACTTCCTGCGCCGCCGCCTGGCGCCGTTCATCGACCGCTATATCCCGGTGTCCGACGACCTGCAGCGCTGGCTGGCCGACGTGGTCGGCATCCCGGCCGCGAAGAACCACCTGATCAAGAACGGGGTCGACACCGAGCGCTTCAAGCCGCGCGCGGACGCGGGCGGCGCCGCGCCATGGGGCCCGGACGACATCGTGATCGGCGCCGTGGCGCGGGTGCAGGACGTCAAGAACCACCGCGGCCTGGTGGCCGCCTTCGCCCTGCTGCGTGAACGCCTGCCCGCCCTGCGCGCGCGCCTGAAGCTCACCATCGTCGGCGACGGTCCGTTGCTCGGCGCGATCCGCGAGCAGGTGGCAGAAGCCCGCCTGCAGGACGCGGTATGGCTGCCCGGCGCGCGCGCCGACGTGGCCGAACTGCTTCACGGCTTCGACGTCTTCGCCCTGCCCTCGCTGGCCGAGGGCACGCCGGTCTCGCTGCTCGAGGCGATGGCCTGCGGCCTGCCGTCGGTATGCTCGAACGTCGGCGGCATCCCCGAAGTGGTCACCGATGGCGTGCAGGGCTTGCTGGTGCCGGTCGACGTGGATGCCCTGGCCGAGGCGCTGGCGCGCTACGCGCAGGACCCGGCCATGAGGGCGCGCCACGGCGCCGCCGCGCGCGAACGCATCGAAGACAAATACAGCATGGCCGCCATGCTGCGCGCCTATATGGCGCTGTACGACGGCCTGGTCGCGCGCAAGGCGCCGGCCCGGCTGCGCCAATCCATGAATACTTAATCAACGCAGGAAGTGAACCAGCATGTGCGGAATCGTCGGCATTTTTGATACCCAGGGAACTCGCGAGATCGACCGCGCGGCGCTGGGCCGCATGAACGAAAGCCAGCACCACCGCGGCCCGGACGAAGGCGAGCTGTATCTGGAAACGGCGCTCGGCATGGGCCACCGGCGGCTGTCGGTGATCGACCTGGCCAGCGGCCAGCAACCGATCCGCAACGCCCAGGGCGACGTGACGATGGTGTTCAACGGCGAGATCTACAATTACCGCGAGCTGCGCGACGAGCTGGTCGCGCTCGGCTTCGCCTTCCGCACCAAATCGGACACCGAGGTGCTGCTGCACGCCTACCAGGCCTGGGGCCAGGACTGCCTGCAGCGCCTGCGCGGCATGTTTGCCTTCGCCATCTGGGATCGAAAGAAGCAGACGCTGTTCCTGGCGCGCGACCATCTCGGCGTCAAGCCGATGTTCTACGCGCTGCTGCCGAACGGCCTGTTCGTGTTCGGCTCCGAACTCAAGTCGATCATGACCCACCCCGAACTGTCGCGCAAGCTCAACCCGCGCGCGGTCGAGGATTACTTTGCCTTCGGCTACGTGCCGGAACCGCACACCATCTTCCACGGCGCCTACAAGCTGGCGCCGGGCCACCGCATCACCCTGCGCGCGGGCGACACGGCGGTCCAGCCGGAACAGTACTGGGACATCCCGTTCCAGCGCGCGCCGCAGCGCCCGATGCAGGAAATCGAGCAGGAGCTGACGGCGCGGCTGCAGGAATGCGTGCAGAGCCAGATGGTGGCCGACGTGCCGCTGGGCGCCTTCCTGTCGGGCGGCGTCGACTCGAGCGCGGTGGTGGCGATGATGGCGCAGCAGAATCCCGATTCGGTGGTGACCTGCTCGATCGGCTTCGACGACCCCGAGTACGACGAATCGAAATACGCCAACGAAGTCGCCACCCGCTACCGCACCACCCACCATGCCCAGATCGTGGACAAGGACGACTACGGCCTGATCGATACCCTGGGCCGGCTGTACGACGAACCGTTCGCCGACAGCTCGGCGATCCCGACCTACCGCGTGTGCCAGCTGGCGCGCAAGCACGTCACGGTGTCGCTGTCGGGCGATGGTGGCGACGAGAGCTTCGCCGGCTACCGCCGCTACCGCTTCGCGATGGCCGAGCAGCGCGTGCGCGACAAGGTGCCGGCCGGCCTGCGCAAACCCGTATTCGGCACGCTGGGCCGGCTGTATCCGAAGGCCGACTGGGCGCCGCGCATGTTCCGCGCCAAGACCACCTTCGAGGCGCTGGCGCGCGACACGGTCGAAGGCTATTTCCATGGCGTGTCGAAGATGCCGGACCGGATCCGGGCCCAGTTGTTCTCGGATGCGTTCAAGCGCGAGCTGCAGGGCTATGAGGCGATCCAGGTGTTCCACGAGCACGCGGCCAGGTCGCCGACCGACGATCCGCTGTCGCTGATCCAGTACCTCGACTTCAAGACCTGGCTGCCGGGGACATCCTGACCAAGGTCGACCGCGCCAGCATGGCGCACTCGCTCGAGGTGCGGGTGCCGCTGCTGGACCACACCTTCGTCGAATGGGCCTCGACCCTGCCGCCCGACATCAAGCTGGGCGGCGGCGAAGGCAAGTACATCTTCAAGAAGTCGCTCGAGCCTTTCCTGTCGCACGACGTGCTGTACCGCGCCAAGAAGGGTTTCTCGATTCCGCTGGCGGCCTGGCTGCGCGGCCCGCTGCGCGACAAGCTGCGCGCGGCGGCGCTGTCGCCGCTGCTGCTCGACACCGGCATGTTCAACGAGCGCTTCCTGCGCGAGATGGTCGAACAGCATATCTCCGGCGGCAAGGACTACAGCACCCCGCTGTGGTCGGTGCTGATGTTCGAGACCTTCCTGCGGGTCAGCGCCGAGGCCTGAAACAATGTAAAAAGCCCGCGGTTCGCAAGAACCGCGGGCTTTCGGCAAGCCTGCGACGCCGCTAGCGCGAACGCGTCAGGCGTCCCAGATACCACTGGGCCATCGAGACATACCGCTTGCGCCACTGGCGCAGCCAGGCCTTCGGCGGCTTGATCGGATGCCACAGCACGTCCTTCTGGCGCCCGGGGCGCAGGCGGATATTCAGCGTGCCGAAGGTGCCGTTCTTGGCGAAGCCGTCGTTGGGCACGCCGTGGTAGCGCTTGTTGCGGTCTTCCTCGGCCACGAACTCGCCGGCGCCGCCGAAGTCGACCACGTTCATGCCGCCATGCTTGAGGATCGTGGCCCAGGCGTTCTCGCTGTGGGCGGTCCAGCCGGCGCGGTAGTAGCGGTCGATGAGGTCGAGCGCCGCGCCGCTGATGCGGAAGAACGTCAGGAACACCAGCCAGCTGTCGGCCGGCTTGAGGTCCAGGCCGGGCGCGTGCAGCATCGCGGAATACGTCCATTCCTCCTCGCCGCGCGCCAGGTGGGCGGCCAGCAGGTCGCCCTCGCGATGGGCCAGTCCGGCGAACAGGTCGTACAGCTCGCCCGAGTACTCGACGTCGTCCTCGACCACCCAATACTCGGCAAATTGCGGCTCTGCGCGCCGGAACAGCAGCGGCGGCAGGTCGCAGTTGCCGGGAATGAGCTTGAATGGACGCGCGGCGCCCTTGGCCGGATAGCCGAGGGTATCGATGGCGTCCGGGCCGTACACATGGTGCTCGATCTCGACGCCGTCGAGCACCACCTTGCGCACCTCGGTCCTGGCATTCGGCGTGTACGAGATGGCGGCGAAGCGGCATTGCGGTCCCAGGCGCAGGAAAGCGGCGCGAAAACGCAGCAGGCGCTTTTTCACGGCGGCCGGGTCGGTGGTCTGGAACAGCAGGATCTGAGGCTGGTCGTTCATGCTCGATCCCGCCTCATTTGCGTGCCGGCGCCCAGTCCCGGTACCAGGCCCAGAAACTGGCCAGACCGGCGGCCAGCGGCGTGGTCGGCGCGAAGTCGACCCAGGCCTTGAGCTTGTCGATCGAGGCATGGGTGGCCGGCACGTCGCCCGGCTGCATCGGCAGGAATTCCTTGCGCGCCTCGATGCCCATCGCGCCTTCCAGCGTCTGGATGAAGTCCAGCACCCGCACCGGATTGTGGTTGCCGATGTTGAACACGGTGTGCGCCGCGCGCGTCTCCGTGGCCGGCGTCGGCTTGAACAGCAGCCGCACCACGCCTTCGACGATGTCGTCGATATAGGTGAAGTCGCGCGTGAGCAGGCCTTCGGCGAACACCGGAATCGTGGCGCCGCGCGCCATCTTCTCGGCAAAGCTGAAATAGGCCATGTCAGGACGGCCCCACGGTCCGTACACCGTGAAGAAGCGCAGGCCGGTGGCCGGCAGCTTGAACAGGTGGCTGTACGAGTGCGCCATCAGCTCGTTGGACTTCTTGGTGGCGGCGTACAGCGAAACCGGGGCGTCGACCTGGTCGTCCTCGCTGAACGGCACCTTGGCGTTGGCGCCATAGACGCTGCTGCTGCTGGCGTACAGCAGGTGCTCGATCTTGCCGTGGCGGCAGGCTTCGAGGATGTTGCCGAAGGCGACCAGGTTCGACTGCACGTAGGCGGCCGGGTTCTCGAGCGAGTAGCGTACTCCGGCCTGGGCCGCCAGGTGCACCACCAGCGTCGGTCGCTCGCGCTCGAACAGCGCCGTGACCTGGGCCGCGTCGCTCAATTCCACCGTGTGGCAGGGCACGCCGGCCGGCGCCAGCAAGGCCGCCACGCGGTCGTGCTTCAAACGCGGATCGTAGTAGTCGTTGAAATTGTCGCAGCCGACCACCTGGTGGCCCATGGCCGCCAGGCGCGCCGCCACGAAACTGCCGACGAAGCCGGCGGCGCCCGTGACCAGGATGCGGTGGGTGCCCGTGATCATCAGGCGGCCTTCCGGCTGACGCGGCCGATGCCTTCGTAGGCCAGGCCGGCTGCGGCGACTTCCGCCGGATCATAGATGTTGCGGCCGTCGAAGATCGCCTTGCCGCGCAGGGTCTGGGCCAGGTGGCGGAAGTCCGGCGCGCGGAATTCCTTCCATTCGGTGACCAGCACCAGCACGTCGGCATTGTCGACCGCGGCGGTGGCCGAGCTGCAGATGGTCAGCATTTCCTGGACCCGGCCGGCGCCGTGGTCGCGCTCCAGCACGCGCAGCGCTTCGCTGCTGGCCACCGGATCGTAGGCGCGCACCTGGCAGCCGGCGGCAAACAGTTCCTTCAGCAGGATCAGGCTCGGCGCCTCGCGCATGTCGTCGGTGTTCGGCTTGAACGACAGGCCCCACAGCGCGACCGTCTTGCCGTTCAGGTGCTCCACGCCGCCGTAGAACCGGCACAGCTTCTTGAACAGGACGTTCTTCTGGTTGTCGTTGACGCGCTCGGTCGCTTCCAGGATATGCAGGGTCTGCTGGTGGCCGGCGCCGGTCTTGACCAGGGCTTTCACGTCCTTCGGGAAGCAGGAGCCGCCGTAGCCCATGCCGGCGTACAGGAATTGCGAGCCGATGCGCGGGTCCAGGCCCATGCCGTGGCGCACCGACTCGATGTCGGCGCCCAGCACTTCGGCCAGGTTGGCCAGCTCGTTCATGAAGCTGATGCGGGTGGCCAGCATGGCGTTGGCCGCGTACTTGGTCAGCTCGGCGCTGCGCACGTCCATCTCGACCAGCTTTTCGTGGTTGCGGCTGAACGGCGCGTACAGCTGGCGCATCAGGCGGGTGGCATTGGCGTCGTCGCTGCCGACCACGATGCGGTCGGGACGCATGAAGTCCTCGATCGCCGCGCCTTCCTTCAGGAATTCGGGATTGCTGACCACCGAGAACGCGACGGTGCTGCCGCGCTTGTCGAGCTCACCCTGGATCGCGGCGCGCACCTTGTCGGCGGTGCCGACCGGCACGGTCGACTTGTCGACCACCACCACCGGTTTTTCGATACGCTGGCCGATCGAGCGGGCCGCGGCCAGGATATGGGTCAGGTCGGCGCTGCCGTCCTCGTCCGGCGGGGTGCCCACCGCCAGGAACACGCATTCCGCGTGTGCGACGGCCTCGTCATAGCTGGTCGAGAACAGCAGGCGGCCGGCGGCGGCATTGCGCTCGACCATGGTGTCCAGGCCGGGTTCGTGGATCGGGATGACGCCATTCTTGAGCATGGCGATTTTTTCGTCGTTGACGTCCAGGCACAATACGGTGTTGCCGACGTCGGCGAAGCATGCGCCCGAAACCAGGCCCACGTAGCCGGTGCCAATGATAGTGATCTTCATGATTTGTCTGGAAGGTGGATTAACTGAACGAAAGAACCGGTGAAAGCGCACGCCGTGCGCGCCGTTTTTTCTTGTGCCGGGTGTTGCTTCAGCGAGTAACGATAAGGCGTAACAGTGCTGATTGGAACTTGAATTATAGTATCATGCTTGTCAAAAATTTATGCGTCTGGCGTCAATCGTGCTGCCCTCCGGAAAAATTTTTCGCATAATGGCGGCATTGCTTTTTAACAAATACCGATCCGGCGCCAGCGCTTCCCGGCGCGCTTTGGAACCCTGCCCATCCCTATGACACCATCCATTCCAAGCATTCCGAGGCAGCCCGGCCATGCGTGACATCATCCTGTTGTTTGCCTTCGTGGCGATCATTCCCTATATCTTCAAGCGCCCGGTGGTCGGCGCCATGGCCTACGCCGTGGTCAGCCTGATGAATCCCCACCGCCTGAGCTACGGCTTCACGCAGAACTTCGCGTTCGCGATGTACCTGTCGATCATTACCCTGGTGGCGGTCATGGTCTCGCGCGAGCCGAAGAAGATCCCGATGTCGCCGCTGGTGGTGATGCTCGTGATTTTCTTCGGCTGGATGACGGTCACCACCATCTTCGCCCAAGTGCCTGCCGCGGCCTGGCAGGACTGGGACCGGTTCAGCAAGATCATCCTGATGATCTTCCTCACCATCATGACGGTGCGCACCCGCAAGGATGCCCAGATGCTGGCCATCGTGGTGGCGCTGTCGATCGGCTTCTGGGGTGTCAAGAGCGGCATCTTCGTCATCTTCAGCGGCGGCGGCGAAGGCATGCTCGGACCGCGCGCGAGTTTCATCAGCGACAACAACACGCTGGCGCTGGCGCTGGTGACGATCACGCCGCTGCTGGTCTATCTTGTGACCCAGGTCCATGGAAAATGGCTCAAGCGCGCAGTGCTGGCCATGGCCGCCCTCACCGCGCTGGGTGCGATCGGCTCGTACTCGCGCGGCGCCTTCCTTGCCGTCTTCATGATGGGCTTTTTCCTGTGGCTCAAGTCGCACCATAAGCTCAAGACCGGCATCGCCTTCCTGCTCCTGGTGCCCATCGTCCTGCTGGCCATGCCCGAGGAATGGATAGGAAGGATGCACACCATCCAGACGTACGACGAGGACGCCTCCGCGACCGGGCGCATCAACTCCTGGCTGTTCGCGATCAATATCGCCAACGAGTTCGTGCTGGGCGGCGGGCCGAACGTGTTCGCGCCCCATATGTTCATGCTGTATGCGCCGGAGCCGGAGCGCTATTACGATGCCCACAGCATCTATTTCCAGGTGCTGGGTGAGCAGGGCTACATCGGCCTGGCGATTTTCCTGACCATGTTCCTGGTGGCCTGGCGCCTCGGCTCGCGGGTGATCCGCTTCTGCCGCGACAAGCCGGACCTGGCCTGGGCCCTGATGCTGGCGCGCATGTGCCACGTCAGCATCATCGGCTACATGACCGCCGGCGCCTTCCTGACCCTGGCCTATTACGACCTGATCTACTACGTGTTCGCGATCCTGATCGTCCTCGACAAGGTGCTGATCCGCATGCCGGTCCAGGAAGATATCCCGCCGATGCGCATCCCGTTCATGCAGGACCGCATCAACCGCTGGCTGGGCAAGGCGCCCGACGCCAGGGCGCAGAGCTAGACCAGCACTTCCAGCGCCGGCGGATGGCCGAGGAACATGGCCGGGCTGGCGCTGGCGCCGTAGGCGCCGGACTGGAACACCACCACCAGATCGCCGACGCGGGCATGGGCCAGCGGCATGCGGTCGGCCAGGATGTCGAGCGGGGTGCACAAGGGGCCGGTGGCCGAGGCCGGGCCGCTGTCCGGCGCGTCGCCCCCGGCATTCATGCGGTTGCCGACCGCCACCGGATAATTCTTGCGGATCACCTGGCCCAGGTTGCCCGAGGCCGCCAGGTGGTGGTGCATGCCGCCGTCCAGCACCAGGAATACCTCGCCGCGCGAGACCTTGCGGTCGATCACGCGCGCCACATACACGCCGGCTTCGCCGACCAAATAGCGTCCCAGTTCCAGCGCCAGCCGCGCCTGCGGCAGCGCCGCGGCCAGGCGCGGCAGCCAGGCCGCCAGGTGCTCGCCCATCGGCGCCGGATCGATACGCGCTTCGCCCGGGAAGTACGGGATGCCGAGGCCTCCGCCGATGTTCAGCTGGCGCACCGCCAGCGGGCTGCCCTCCGCCAGGCGCATGGCCAGCTCGATGCTGCGCGATTGCGCCTCGACGATGGCGTCCAGGCGCAGGCTCTGCGAACCGCTGAAGATGTGGAAACCCTGGAAATCCAGGCCCAGGCTGGCCACCTGTTTCAGCAGCGCCGGCGCCAGTTCCTCGTCGATGCCGAAGGGCTTGGCGCCGCCGCCCATCTTCATGCCCGACGACTTGAGCTCGAAGGCCGGATTGATGCGCAGCGCCACGCGCGGCGTGATGCCGAGCTCCGCGCCGATGCGCGCGGCACTGGCCAGCTCGTGTTCGGACTCGATGTTCAGGCACACCCCTGACGCGATCGCCTGGCGCAGTTCCGCTGGCGTCTTCGCCGGGCCGGCGAAGCTGATGTGGGCCGGATCCTTGCCGGTGTCGAGCGCGGTTTTCAGTTCGCCGCCGGAGGCGACGTCGAGGCCGTCGACCAGGCCCGCCATGTGCTGCACCAGGGCCGGCATCGGATTGGCCTTGATCGAATAATGCAGCGCCACCTGCGGCGGCAGGATCGCGCGCAGGCCCGCCACCTGCGCGCTGCAGACGGCGCGGTCGACCGCGAAGAACGGCGTGCGGCCGACGCGCTCGGCCAGCCGGGTGAGCGGGATGGCGCCGACTTGCAGGACGTCGTCGACCACGGGGAAATGAATCTGGGGAGCGTGCTGGGGCTTGGTGCCGGTCATGGGAATATACTGGAACAGGTGCGGTGGGTCCGGACGTTGTTACTCTCCGGGCTGGAAGGTCGTGCGCAGCAGATTGCGGTCGATCTTGCCGTTCGGGTTGCGCGGCAGCGCCTCGCCGCGCACGACGATGTGGGCCGGGATCATGTAGGCCGGCAGCCGGCGCCGGCATTCGGCCAGCAGCGCGGCGCGGTCGACCGCACCGAGGTCGGCCACCGCCACCGCCACGATGGCCTGGCCCAGCGTCTCGTCGGCGATGCCGAACACCGCCACCTCGTTCACCAGGCCGCTGGCATGCAGCACGCTCTCGACTTCGGTCGGGCTGATGCGGTAGCCGGACACCTTGATCATCTCGTCGCTGCGGCCGATGAAGTACAGGTAGCCGTCGGCGTCGCGCCGCACGGTGTCGCCCGACCACACGGCCAGCTCGGGCAACGGCAGCGCCGGATCCTGGCCGGGAGCCGGGCGGAAGCGCTGGGCGGTGCGCGCCGGGTCGTTCCAGTAGCCCAGCGCCACCAGGGCGCCACGGTGCACCAGTTCGCCCGGCTCGTCGGCCTCGCACAGGCTGCCGTCGGGACGCACCACCAGCACCTCGGCGTTGGGGATCGCGCGG
It includes:
- a CDS encoding putative O-glycosylation ligase, exosortase A system-associated, which translates into the protein MRDIILLFAFVAIIPYIFKRPVVGAMAYAVVSLMNPHRLSYGFTQNFAFAMYLSIITLVAVMVSREPKKIPMSPLVVMLVIFFGWMTVTTIFAQVPAAAWQDWDRFSKIILMIFLTIMTVRTRKDAQMLAIVVALSIGFWGVKSGIFVIFSGGGEGMLGPRASFISDNNTLALALVTITPLLVYLVTQVHGKWLKRAVLAMAALTALGAIGSYSRGAFLAVFMMGFFLWLKSHHKLKTGIAFLLLVPIVLLAMPEEWIGRMHTIQTYDEDASATGRINSWLFAINIANEFVLGGGPNVFAPHMFMLYAPEPERYYDAHSIYFQVLGEQGYIGLAIFLTMFLVAWRLGSRVIRFCRDKPDLAWALMLARMCHVSIIGYMTAGAFLTLAYYDLIYYVFAILIVLDKVLIRMPVQEDIPPMRIPFMQDRINRWLGKAPDARAQS
- a CDS encoding UDP-glucose dehydrogenase family protein; translated protein: MKITIIGTGYVGLVSGACFADVGNTVLCLDVNDEKIAMLKNGVIPIHEPGLDTMVERNAAAGRLLFSTSYDEAVAHAECVFLAVGTPPDEDGSADLTHILAAARSIGQRIEKPVVVVDKSTVPVGTADKVRAAIQGELDKRGSTVAFSVVSNPEFLKEGAAIEDFMRPDRIVVGSDDANATRLMRQLYAPFSRNHEKLVEMDVRSAELTKYAANAMLATRISFMNELANLAEVLGADIESVRHGMGLDPRIGSQFLYAGMGYGGSCFPKDVKALVKTGAGHQQTLHILEATERVNDNQKNVLFKKLCRFYGGVEHLNGKTVALWGLSFKPNTDDMREAPSLILLKELFAAGCQVRAYDPVASSEALRVLERDHGAGRVQEMLTICSSATAAVDNADVLVLVTEWKEFRAPDFRHLAQTLRGKAIFDGRNIYDPAEVAAAGLAYEGIGRVSRKAA
- a CDS encoding TIGR03088 family PEP-CTERM/XrtA system glycosyltransferase, with product MHSELSVLTAQRPLVVHLVYSLDVGGLETLLVDCINRLPPEKYRHAVVCLTRYTEFAQRITQPGVELYALNKPPGNGVKVHRDFWQLMRRLRPAILHTYNLAAMEFCFTAAVAGVPVRIHAEHGRDAADPQGLNRKHNFLRRRLAPFIDRYIPVSDDLQRWLADVVGIPAAKNHLIKNGVDTERFKPRADAGGAAPWGPDDIVIGAVARVQDVKNHRGLVAAFALLRERLPALRARLKLTIVGDGPLLGAIREQVAEARLQDAVWLPGARADVAELLHGFDVFALPSLAEGTPVSLLEAMACGLPSVCSNVGGIPEVVTDGVQGLLVPVDVDALAEALARYAQDPAMRARHGAAARERIEDKYSMAAMLRAYMALYDGLVARKAPARLRQSMNT
- a CDS encoding NAD-dependent epimerase/dehydratase family protein, with amino-acid sequence MITGTHRILVTGAAGFVGSFVAARLAAMGHQVVGCDNFNDYYDPRLKHDRVAALLAPAGVPCHTVELSDAAQVTALFERERPTLVVHLAAQAGVRYSLENPAAYVQSNLVAFGNILEACRHGKIEHLLYASSSSVYGANAKVPFSEDDQVDAPVSLYAATKKSNELMAHSYSHLFKLPATGLRFFTVYGPWGRPDMAYFSFAEKMARGATIPVFAEGLLTRDFTYIDDIVEGVVRLLFKPTPATETRAAHTVFNIGNHNPVRVLDFIQTLEGAMGIEARKEFLPMQPGDVPATHASIDKLKAWVDFAPTTPLAAGLASFWAWYRDWAPARK
- a CDS encoding pyridoxal-dependent decarboxylase, exosortase A system-associated, with translation MTGTKPQHAPQIHFPVVDDVLQVGAIPLTRLAERVGRTPFFAVDRAVCSAQVAGLRAILPPQVALHYSIKANPMPALVQHMAGLVDGLDVASGGELKTALDTGKDPAHISFAGPAKTPAELRQAIASGVCLNIESEHELASAARIGAELGITPRVALRINPAFELKSSGMKMGGGAKPFGIDEELAPALLKQVASLGLDFQGFHIFSGSQSLRLDAIVEAQSRSIELAMRLAEGSPLAVRQLNIGGGLGIPYFPGEARIDPAPMGEHLAAWLPRLAAALPQARLALELGRYLVGEAGVYVARVIDRKVSRGEVFLVLDGGMHHHLAASGNLGQVIRKNYPVAVGNRMNAGGDAPDSGPASATGPLCTPLDILADRMPLAHARVGDLVVVFQSGAYGASASPAMFLGHPPALEVLV